In Arthrobacter sp. B3I9, the following are encoded in one genomic region:
- a CDS encoding MFS transporter: protein MSSTATSSGHGSATQVNSRGRVIVASLIGTTVEFYDFYVYATAAVLVFPRLFFPGQNETTQLLSSFAVFGVAFIARPLGSIVFGHFGDKFGRKGTLVASLLTMGIATFLIGCLPTALVPGWEFWAPALLVVMRFAQGLALGGEWSGAALLATENAPANKRAIYGTFPQLGAPIGFIIANVLFLVFSYTLSPQAFTDWGWRVPFLVSAVMVIIGLYVRLKLIETPAFTKVLESNEVAKLPLGRVFKTSWRPLILGTFIMLATYVLFYLMTTFTLTYGTKPTLAGAQAAAEKAGKPMTEAAAAAFVPGLGYSRNDFLWMLIAGVVFFGIFTLVSGPLAEKYGRRKMLLAVTAGIFVFGLLFVPLFSGGFVGTMALLIIGFSLMGLTFGPMGALLPELFPTNVRYTGSAVSYNVSSILGAAVAPFIAVWLWEMAKGSPVLVGVYLTVMSVLTLIALFLSKETRDLDYENNVA from the coding sequence ATGTCATCCACTGCAACCTCCTCGGGGCATGGTTCCGCCACGCAGGTGAACTCGCGCGGCCGCGTCATCGTGGCCAGCCTGATCGGCACCACCGTCGAGTTTTACGACTTCTACGTCTACGCCACGGCCGCTGTCCTCGTTTTCCCCCGGCTGTTCTTCCCCGGCCAGAACGAGACGACCCAGCTTCTGAGCTCCTTCGCCGTCTTCGGCGTCGCGTTCATCGCCCGCCCGCTCGGCTCAATCGTCTTCGGCCACTTCGGTGACAAGTTCGGCCGCAAGGGCACCCTCGTAGCCTCGCTGCTGACGATGGGAATCGCCACCTTCCTGATCGGCTGCCTGCCCACCGCACTCGTCCCGGGCTGGGAGTTCTGGGCGCCGGCCCTGCTGGTGGTCATGCGCTTCGCCCAGGGCCTGGCCCTCGGCGGCGAATGGAGCGGCGCGGCCCTGCTGGCCACCGAGAACGCCCCTGCGAACAAGCGCGCCATCTACGGCACCTTCCCGCAGCTGGGCGCCCCGATCGGCTTCATCATCGCCAACGTGCTTTTCCTGGTCTTCAGCTACACGCTGTCGCCGCAGGCCTTCACCGACTGGGGCTGGCGCGTGCCGTTCCTGGTCAGCGCGGTCATGGTCATCATCGGCCTATATGTCCGCCTCAAGCTAATCGAAACCCCGGCCTTCACCAAGGTCCTGGAGTCCAACGAGGTCGCCAAGCTGCCGCTGGGCCGCGTTTTCAAGACCAGCTGGCGTCCGCTGATCCTGGGCACCTTCATCATGCTGGCCACTTACGTGCTCTTCTACCTGATGACCACGTTCACGCTGACCTACGGCACCAAGCCGACCCTGGCCGGCGCGCAGGCCGCAGCCGAGAAGGCCGGCAAGCCGATGACCGAGGCGGCCGCAGCCGCGTTCGTCCCCGGCCTGGGCTACTCCCGCAACGACTTCCTCTGGATGCTGATCGCCGGCGTCGTGTTCTTCGGAATCTTCACCCTGGTCTCCGGCCCGCTGGCCGAAAAGTACGGCCGACGTAAGATGCTGCTGGCAGTCACCGCCGGCATCTTCGTCTTCGGCCTGCTGTTCGTCCCGCTCTTCAGTGGTGGCTTCGTGGGCACCATGGCCCTGCTCATCATCGGCTTCTCCCTCATGGGCCTGACGTTCGGCCCGATGGGTGCGCTGCTCCCGGAGCTGTTCCCGACCAACGTCCGCTACACCGGCTCAGCCGTCAGCTACAACGTCTCCAGCATCCTGGGCGCAGCCGTGGCGCCGTTCATCGCCGTCTGGCTCTGGGAAATGGCGAAGGGCAGCCCCGTGCTGGTGGGTGTCTACCTCACCGTCATGTCGGTCCTGACGCTCATCGCCCTGTTCCTGAGCAAGGAAACCCGCGACCTGGACTACGAAAACAACGTAGCCTGA
- a CDS encoding MFS transporter: MTAERTSSAEAGATAASGTTATSGTTTGVTTSSGPALEYRPGRWIANWDAENKDQWETIGRPIARRNLNWSIFAEFLGFVVWQLWSIVVVQLPAAGFTFSTSEIFWLISMPSLVGATLRIPYTFMVPRFGGRNWTIVSAMLLLLPSAGLALCVSNPETPFGTMLLVAALAGFGGGNFASSMANITFFYPAREKGWALGLNAAGGNLGAAVAQLAVPIVITLLAAGTVNLPMAGLMWIPLILLAAFGAWKNMDNLTSAKGDVAGSLAALKEPHLWIMALLYIGTFGSFIGFAGVFPKLIKDYFPAFSSIGVGTVALSLAFLGPLVGSLARPYGGRMADRMGGARMTVTAFASMAVITLTMIWTLPLKNFWLFLALFLMLFTASGFGNGATYRMIPVIFATSSRAAKSGASTVATQRLASSALGLVSAIGAYGGFVIPQVLNASNTASGSYTPAFYGFVGAYVLMLTVCWACYIRNANRNAMGHV; this comes from the coding sequence GTGACTGCTGAACGCACCTCAAGCGCCGAAGCCGGCGCAACTGCCGCTTCCGGCACCACTGCCACTTCCGGCACTACTACAGGCGTTACCACCAGCAGCGGCCCGGCCCTCGAGTACCGCCCGGGCCGCTGGATCGCCAACTGGGATGCCGAGAACAAGGACCAGTGGGAAACCATCGGCCGCCCTATTGCGCGCCGCAACCTGAACTGGTCCATCTTTGCCGAGTTCCTGGGCTTTGTGGTCTGGCAGCTCTGGTCGATCGTGGTGGTGCAGCTGCCCGCGGCCGGATTCACCTTCAGTACCTCGGAGATTTTCTGGCTGATCTCCATGCCCAGCCTGGTGGGCGCCACGCTGCGCATCCCGTACACCTTCATGGTCCCCCGCTTCGGCGGCCGTAACTGGACCATCGTCTCCGCCATGCTGCTGTTGCTCCCCTCGGCCGGACTCGCCCTGTGCGTCTCCAACCCGGAGACCCCGTTCGGCACCATGCTCCTGGTGGCGGCCCTCGCCGGCTTCGGCGGCGGCAACTTCGCCAGCTCCATGGCCAACATCACCTTCTTCTACCCCGCTAGGGAAAAGGGCTGGGCGCTGGGACTGAACGCCGCGGGCGGAAACCTCGGTGCCGCCGTCGCACAGCTGGCGGTTCCGATCGTCATCACCCTCCTGGCCGCGGGCACCGTGAACCTGCCCATGGCGGGCCTCATGTGGATCCCGCTGATCCTGCTCGCCGCCTTCGGCGCCTGGAAAAACATGGACAACCTCACCAGCGCCAAGGGCGACGTCGCCGGCTCGCTTGCCGCGCTGAAGGAACCGCACCTGTGGATCATGGCGCTGCTGTACATCGGCACCTTCGGCTCCTTCATCGGTTTCGCGGGCGTTTTCCCCAAACTCATCAAGGACTACTTCCCGGCGTTCTCCTCGATCGGCGTCGGCACCGTGGCACTCTCGCTGGCGTTCCTCGGCCCGCTGGTCGGCTCCCTGGCGCGCCCCTACGGCGGCCGGATGGCCGACCGCATGGGAGGTGCCCGGATGACGGTCACCGCGTTCGCATCAATGGCCGTGATCACGCTGACCATGATCTGGACCCTTCCGCTGAAGAACTTCTGGCTCTTCCTGGCCCTCTTCCTGATGCTCTTCACTGCCAGCGGCTTCGGCAACGGAGCCACCTACCGGATGATCCCCGTCATCTTCGCCACCTCCAGCCGGGCAGCCAAGTCCGGCGCCAGCACGGTGGCCACCCAGCGCCTCGCCTCCTCGGCACTGGGTCTGGTCTCGGCCATCGGCGCCTACGGCGGTTTCGTCATCCCGCAGGTACTGAACGCCTCCAACACCGCCAGCGGCTCCTACACCCCGGCGTTCTACGGCTTCGTCGGCGCGTACGTCCTGATGCTCACCGTCTGCTGGGCCTGCTACATCCGCAACGCCAATCGAAACGCGATGGGACACGTCTAA
- a CDS encoding glutamine amidotransferase, with translation MKPFLLLASRAEDTAADDEYRAYLRYTGLAAAQLHRIRMEAAPLPPLELSDYSGVIVGGSPFTSSDPEDQKTAAQQRVERELSALLDRIVAEDFPFLGACYGVGTLGLHQGAVIDRTYGEGLGGVTIKLTPEGLNDPLLKGLPEEFTAFTGHKEGCTVLPPHAVLLASSAACPVHMFRIKTNLYATQFHPELDAEGLITRIDIYRHAGYFPPESAEMLMEDARQFVATEPMKILENFVERYAS, from the coding sequence GTGAAGCCGTTCCTGCTCCTCGCCTCCCGGGCGGAAGACACCGCCGCCGACGACGAATACCGCGCCTACCTGCGCTATACCGGGCTGGCCGCGGCGCAGCTGCACCGGATCCGGATGGAGGCGGCCCCTTTGCCGCCACTGGAGCTCTCGGACTATTCGGGTGTGATCGTCGGCGGCAGCCCGTTCACCTCCAGCGACCCGGAAGATCAGAAAACTGCCGCCCAGCAGCGCGTGGAGCGCGAACTCTCCGCGCTGCTGGACCGGATCGTGGCTGAGGATTTCCCGTTTCTGGGCGCCTGCTATGGGGTCGGCACGCTGGGCCTGCATCAGGGCGCGGTGATTGACCGGACCTACGGCGAAGGACTGGGCGGCGTCACCATCAAACTGACCCCCGAGGGGTTGAACGATCCCCTGCTCAAGGGCCTGCCGGAGGAGTTCACGGCGTTCACCGGCCACAAGGAGGGATGCACCGTCCTGCCGCCGCACGCGGTTCTGCTGGCGAGCTCCGCCGCCTGCCCTGTGCATATGTTCCGGATCAAGACGAACCTCTATGCCACCCAGTTCCACCCGGAGCTCGACGCCGAAGGGCTGATCACCCGGATCGACATCTACCGCCATGCCGGGTACTTCCCGCCGGAATCGGCCGAGATGCTGATGGAAGATGCCCGGCAGTTCGTTGCCACGGAGCCGATGAAAATCTTGGAGAACTTCGTGGAGCGGTACGCCAGCTGA